In Flammeovirgaceae bacterium, the sequence CACCCTGTGATTTAGTCATGCAGCACGTTGCTGATAAAGGTAAGTTTGGTAAACAACCAGGCCAGCAGCAGTACAATTGCCCAGGTCAGATAGATTGTATAATAATCTGCGGTGTCCTTAAACCGTGTTTCTTTTATTTCTGCTTTTTCTAATTTATCGATCTGGCTAAATACCCGTTCAAGCGCCCGGTTATCCAGAACCCGGTAAAATTCTCCGTTACCGATTTCGGCAATTTTACGCATGGTGGTTTCGTCAACATTATTTTCAATCATGTTAGGTCTGCCAAAAAAATCTTTACCGAAGGGCACCATGCCTTCTTTACCGATAACGATGGTATAGATTTTAATACCAAAAGCTGCTGCCAGTTCGGCTGCCGTTAAGGGATCAATGTTGCCGGCATTGCTGTCACCATCGCTTAACAGGATGCACACTTTTGATTTCGAATCCGATTCGCGCATGCGGTTGGTAACCACGGCCAGTGCGCTGCCAATGGCCGTACCGCGCGACTCAATCATGCTAAAGGTCATTTCATTAATCAGCGACTTGAGCATGCTGTAATCGGTGGTAAGCGGAGCCAGCGAAAAGGCATCCCCCGAGAACACCACAATGCCGATTCGGTCCTGCAGGCGGCCATCAATAAATTCAGTAGCCACTTTTTTGGCGGCATCCAGCCGGTTGGGCGTAAAGTCGGCAATCTCCATCGAGCGGGAAATGTCGATAGCCAGCATAATGTCAATTCCTTCCGTCCATTGCTCTACTTTTTCATTGGTTTTTTGTGGGCGGGCCAGGGCAACCAGCAAAAGCGCCAGGCAAAGGATAAGCAACAGGCCGGGCAGCAGCCGGATTAAGTTGAGGGCCGAATTTTTGAGATCTTTTTGTGTTAACGCTACCGGCAACTTTTGCGAGGTTTTTAATTGCCATAACCAGCGCATAAGAAACAACAGGGGAAGCCCTGCAAGCGCATATAAAATTTCCGGATTATTCCAGGTAAATGCTTTTAGTGTGGATGGCAAGAACCAATACAGCGAATACCAGGGCAGGGTGGTGTCCATGTTATCCATGTTTTACATCGTTTAATTTTTTAAGGAACCGCTGTTCTGCCATTTTACCCAGTTGTTCCATCGGTTTATCAATGCTTGTTTGGTGGCCGTAGATGGCGCCATCGAGGGCTTTTAACGCGGGGCCTAAAGCGCTGTCGGTCTCAAGTAAAAGCATTTCACGTGTGGTAAGTTTGGTATAGGGTTTCTGCTCCAGTTTTTCCAGGTATTTTTTCCACAAGGCCAACGCCCGTTCAGCCAGTTGCGGATCGAATTGCCTGCTGATTTCCGTGAGGTAGCCCGTAAAGGTTTGTGAAAACGCTGCGTAATCCTTTTGTAAACGTCTGATGTAAAAATATTTCTTTATCCGCTTGCCAAAAATGAACCAGGTTAACGCGGCTATAATCACTAAGGAGATAGAACCAATAACAACTACCGGGTAGTTAAATAGAAATTCTACTAACTGATACTCGGTATCTGTTTTGAGCGGAAGCTGTGGAAGCGGAATGGTATCGGGTGGCAATACCTTTACCTGGCTAATCAGGCGAATGCTGTCGGGTATGCTTTCAAAGCGCAGGCTGTCGGTACCACGGGGTACAAATACAGGCAGGGCCAGTTGCTGTACGGCATCCAGTTCAAATGTTCGAAGGGTATATACCACACTGTCGTAGCTGGTGCCGTTGGTGGTTTGTGTTGGGAAGTACTTCTTCGAAACGTATTCGAAAGGTGTAAACGAAAAGGTTGAATCAGGAAACAGCACGTTAAGATTTTCCGGGTAGCGGGCGGTTAGAAAATAATTAACCGGCTGGCCGATGGCTATGCTGTCCTGGTAAAATCCGCTATTAACCTTTACTGGCTGTGCTAATGCAAGGTATTTGGTTAATGCCAACGTTAAAAACAGTAAGCGCCTCAACATCACCATGCGATTACGTAGTTTTTACTGTTCGGTTTCTTACTTTAAATAACTTCAGCAGTTTAGGCACGTAATCTTCATCGGTATCAATTGAAATAAAATTGATCTGATGTTTCCTGCTGAAGGACTCCAGGGCGGCAATCCGTTCGGCTAACTGCCTGCTGATTTTCTGGCGGAAATCGCCAAAGGATGTATTCACCCAAAGGGTTTTCCGGCTTTCTTTATCAAGCACGGGCACAATGCCCAGTTTGGGCAACCGTGTTTCGCGTTTATCGCTGATGTGAATCATCACCAGGTCGTGCTTGCGGGCCAGTGCCTTCAGGTTGTGCTTATAGCCTTCGTCAATAAAATCCGAAATCAGAATAACCACACTCCTTCGCTTAATGGTATTCAGTGCAAACAACAAAGCCCGTGTCAGGTTGGTTTGTAAGGACCGCGGATGAAGATTAACCAGGCCGTGAATAATCTGGTAGGCTTGTGCTGTGCCTTTACTTGGTTTGATATACAATTCACGTTGGTCCGAAAAACAAATTAACCCGACATGGCTGGATTCTTTTACGGCCGAAAGTGCCAGCACTCCGCAAATTTCTCGGCCAATATCTATTTTGGTTTTACCCTCGGCTCCAATTTCCTGTGATGCACTCACATCAAGAACGAAGAATACCGTTTGTTCTTTTTCTTCACGAAATGTTTTAACAAACGTGCCGTGTCCTTTGGCTGATACGTTCCAATCGATGGTACGGATGTCATCGCCATACTGGTAGGGGCGTACATCGTCAAACTCCAACCCGGTGCCTTTAAACACCGACCGGAAATCGCCCTGCATCTGGCTGTTTATGGCCTTGCGAATCCGTATTTCGTACTTGCGCAGTTTCTTCAGTAAAGCCTTCATACCGGTGCCCGCAAAAATATAGATTTGTATGTACTTTGCGGGATGTTTCGGATGTCCGGTGAATTTAGTTTACCCTCCGCTTGGCGGATAGCCCTGTTATTTGTGCTGGGCCTGTCTGCCTGTAAACCAAAGCAGCCCCCCGGTGTGCTTAATGAGCAGGCGATGGTTAAGGTATTGATGGAAATTTACCTGGACGAAGAAAAAATCAGCCGGGCTTATATTCCGTATGATTCGGT encodes:
- a CDS encoding VWA domain-containing protein — translated: MDTTLPWYSLYWFLPSTLKAFTWNNPEILYALAGLPLLFLMRWLWQLKTSQKLPVALTQKDLKNSALNLIRLLPGLLLILCLALLLVALARPQKTNEKVEQWTEGIDIMLAIDISRSMEIADFTPNRLDAAKKVATEFIDGRLQDRIGIVVFSGDAFSLAPLTTDYSMLKSLINEMTFSMIESRGTAIGSALAVVTNRMRESDSKSKVCILLSDGDSNAGNIDPLTAAELAAAFGIKIYTIVIGKEGMVPFGKDFFGRPNMIENNVDETTMRKIAEIGNGEFYRVLDNRALERVFSQIDKLEKAEIKETRFKDTADYYTIYLTWAIVLLLAWLFTKLTFISNVLHD
- a CDS encoding DUF58 domain-containing protein, whose amino-acid sequence is MKALLKKLRKYEIRIRKAINSQMQGDFRSVFKGTGLEFDDVRPYQYGDDIRTIDWNVSAKGHGTFVKTFREEKEQTVFFVLDVSASQEIGAEGKTKIDIGREICGVLALSAVKESSHVGLICFSDQRELYIKPSKGTAQAYQIIHGLVNLHPRSLQTNLTRALLFALNTIKRRSVVILISDFIDEGYKHNLKALARKHDLVMIHISDKRETRLPKLGIVPVLDKESRKTLWVNTSFGDFRQKISRQLAERIAALESFSRKHQINFISIDTDEDYVPKLLKLFKVRNRTVKTT
- a CDS encoding DUF4296 domain-containing protein, with amino-acid sequence MFRMSGEFSLPSAWRIALLFVLGLSACKPKQPPGVLNEQAMVKVLMEIYLDEEKISRAYIPYDSVTRISPVIRQRILNRLNVPDSVFKTSMEYYMAHPQVLERIYGALIDSLSFREHRMPVPDAAPR